The genomic region AACAGGTAGTCGGCTACTCCCTCCAGGGCATTTGGAGTTGCAGCTACCACATATCTGGATTCTATCTGTGAAGGATCTTCTGGATTTTCACCAGCACCCTGATCAGGGTTTTCTTCAGAATCCTTATCTGTATTTATAGGGGTATCATCGTCGCTACAACTAAAAATTGCAGTTGAAAATAAGAAGATTAAAAAATAACTTTTTACTTGTCTCATGGTCATATATTGATTTAAAATTGATTAAAAGGTATAGCTGATTTTTCCGGTGAAGCTTCTTCCCGGTTTTTGTAAACTAAAATTGTCATAGAGGTTTTTATCTAGAATATTTCGAATTTCCAGTGTAAAACTAAAATGATCCATCATATAGGTTGCGGTAAGGTCATGCGACCATTGCTCAGGGATGCCATACTTAGAGTCGCCGTTTCCAAGAGAGGGCCAATAACGATAGAAAGCATGCACATACAACAGGTTATAACCCAGGCTCAATTGGTTCCCAGTATTCATTATATTGCTGAAATTGTAAGTAAGATTTCCGTTTCCGTAGAAATAGGGCATGTTGGGAATGCGGTCACGATACACCAGGCTTTCTGTTCCTTCCACATACTTGGTGTTATTTCTTAAATTCTCGTAGGTAAGGTTCATTCCTGCAAGAAAGTTTTTATGGGTGTAATTGATTTGTAATTCACCTCCTAAATTGGTGACATCCTGAAGATTTTCCATGGTTTGTAATACCTGATTGGTATTCAACCTTGGACGTATAAAATCTTTAGCATCTCTATAAAATAAGGTGCCATCAAAGTGGAAACGATGATCATGACTAAGTATAAACGAATAGGCAATCCCGAAGTTATAATTGTGACTGCTTTCCGGTTTTAAATCTGTATTTCCTTCCAGGGTGATGTTCCCATCTCCAAAAAGTTCATTACCTGTAGGCAATCGGTAACTCTTCTCGTAGGATGCCTTTAATTGAAGTCGATCATCAATAAAATAGGTCCCAGCGATCCCCCAGCCAAAATTATTAAGTTGGTTATATCGCTCAATTTCTATAGGATCATTGCTTCCGGATTCTCTATAGGATTGGATGAAGTTATTAACCTGATTATAATTTTTTGCGAATAGGGTGGTACTCCAGTCTTTTTGTTCTATTTGATAGCCAATACCAAGAACATTTTTAAATGATTTTCTTGGCGGGTTATAATTATTCTCTTCAGGGTTAAGCAGGTTTTCCTGTTTCCTGTCGAAACTGGTAAAAACATTACTAAGAGATAACTTTTGATGCTCATCTATTTTATAATTAAATGATGCATTTACCAGTCCGTTATTATTTTGAAATCTCGAATGCGTATAGGATTGCTCCCCGCCGGGATTTCCATTACCCAGTTCTTTGTGGTGACCATACCAGTCATATCTGCGATTAACTGTATCAATTACCTGTTCTTTTCCCAGATTGTAATTAGCATTGATAGAGGCATCGAAACCGTCAACAAAAAGATCCTTTTTTTGGTACTTTAAAGTAGGCATGATAATGTTGCTTCTTGAATGGCGTTGACCAAAAACCCGTACCAGCCGTTGTGCGGTTTGAATTTCGTTGTATACCTGCCCCAGAGTGATGCCAAAAAGAAGGCGATCTGCGTAGGATTTATTGATCACTCCAAAGCTTCCTATAAAAGTCTCATTATGATACTGGTCATGGAATCGTCGTACTTCCTGGTTACGGCTATAAGCTCCGGTATTCACATCTGCCACATCAACATTGACTTTATAATC from Zunongwangia profunda SM-A87 harbors:
- a CDS encoding TonB-dependent receptor yields the protein MNKKYFLIIFFNLISIWVIPVLAQQYQNGVYGTITDQDGNPVAGATISLAGTKTGVISDLTGAYHLKTNLIGSQEIKVSFIGFKTYTETIILEATSSYQLNIALETGYNLSEVMIIGKNKIQEIEALAYNVDVIDATKLKNSTLDVAHALDRASGIRMRESGGVGSRMSLSMNGFRGNQVKIFIDGIPMDNFGSAFQLNNIPINLAERIEIYKGVVPVGLGADALGGAINIITNTYEKDRLDLSYSYGSFNTHRTNVDMTKVFKNDIIVNINAFQNYSDNDYKVNVDVADVNTGAYSRNQEVRRFHDQYHNETFIGSFGVINKSYADRLLFGITLGQVYNEIQTAQRLVRVFGQRHSRSNIIMPTLKYQKKDLFVDGFDASINANYNLGKEQVIDTVNRRYDWYGHHKELGNGNPGGEQSYTHSRFQNNNGLVNASFNYKIDEHQKLSLSNVFTSFDRKQENLLNPEENNYNPPRKSFKNVLGIGYQIEQKDWSTTLFAKNYNQVNNFIQSYRESGSNDPIEIERYNQLNNFGWGIAGTYFIDDRLQLKASYEKSYRLPTGNELFGDGNITLEGNTDLKPESSHNYNFGIAYSFILSHDHRFHFDGTLFYRDAKDFIRPRLNTNQVLQTMENLQDVTNLGGELQINYTHKNFLAGMNLTYENLRNNTKYVEGTESLVYRDRIPNMPYFYGNGNLTYNFSNIMNTGNQLSLGYNLLYVHAFYRYWPSLGNGDSKYGIPEQWSHDLTATYMMDHFSFTLEIRNILDKNLYDNFSLQKPGRSFTGKISYTF